One window of the Natrinema sp. CBA1119 genome contains the following:
- a CDS encoding 50S ribosomal protein L22 translates to MGINYSVDADPDATAKAMLRERHMSNKHSKEVARQLKGQTVGEARAYLQDVIDKKQSVPFKSHNTGAGHRSDIDGWDAGKYPEKVSKEFIDLLENVEANADHQGFDGESMEIVHVAAHKVGESVGRKPRAMGRASAWNTPQVDVEIVVEEVEDEEDDS, encoded by the coding sequence ATGGGAATCAATTACTCAGTCGACGCGGATCCCGACGCCACGGCGAAAGCCATGCTTCGGGAGCGTCATATGAGCAACAAGCACAGCAAGGAGGTCGCACGCCAACTCAAGGGCCAGACCGTCGGCGAGGCTCGGGCGTACCTTCAGGACGTAATCGACAAGAAGCAGTCGGTGCCGTTCAAGTCCCACAATACCGGCGCGGGTCACCGCTCCGATATCGACGGCTGGGACGCCGGCAAGTACCCCGAGAAGGTCTCCAAGGAGTTCATCGATCTGCTCGAGAACGTCGAAGCAAATGCGGATCATCAGGGCTTCGACGGCGAGTCGATGGAGATCGTCCACGTCGCCGCCCACAAGGTCGGCGAGTCCGTGGGCCGCAAGCCCCGCGCGATGGGGCGTGCCTCGGCCTGGAATACGCCACAGGTCGACGTGGAGATCGTCGTCGAAGAAGTCGAAGACGAGGAGGACGATAGCTAA
- a CDS encoding 30S ribosomal protein S3 has translation MADEHQFIENGLQRSQIDEFFQEELGRAGYGGMDVAKTPMGTQIVLKAEKPGMVIGKGGENIRKVTTALEEKFNLEDPQIDVQEVDEPDLNARIVADRLANALERGWYFRKAGHTTIDRIMDAGALGAEIVLSGKVTGARSRVEKFNRGYIKHNGEPAETVVDHGQGVAVMKLGTIGVDVKIIPPGAELPDDFQVSEDMDPEEVVPDAVEVNAEGGVEELLEGEPEAAEAAEGDAEAAADEAVETDEADLDEDVVEEVIEEEVEADADEEFDEVEVPGDEDVDEELEELEEDVEAEAEELVEEMDEESESPSDDADEADTDEADPDEGGDA, from the coding sequence ATGGCTGACGAACACCAATTCATCGAAAACGGCCTGCAGCGGTCCCAGATAGACGAGTTCTTCCAAGAAGAGCTCGGCCGCGCGGGCTACGGTGGTATGGACGTCGCCAAGACGCCGATGGGAACCCAGATCGTCCTCAAGGCCGAGAAGCCCGGGATGGTCATCGGCAAAGGCGGCGAGAACATCCGGAAGGTCACGACGGCTCTCGAGGAGAAGTTCAACCTCGAGGACCCCCAGATCGACGTGCAGGAGGTCGACGAACCCGACCTCAACGCACGGATCGTCGCGGACCGACTGGCCAACGCGCTCGAGCGTGGCTGGTACTTCCGGAAGGCCGGTCACACGACGATCGACCGGATCATGGACGCCGGCGCGCTCGGCGCGGAGATCGTCCTGTCGGGGAAGGTCACCGGCGCACGATCGCGCGTCGAGAAGTTCAACCGCGGTTACATCAAGCACAACGGCGAGCCCGCCGAGACGGTCGTCGACCACGGCCAGGGCGTCGCGGTCATGAAACTCGGCACTATCGGCGTTGATGTCAAGATCATTCCGCCGGGAGCCGAGCTTCCCGACGACTTCCAGGTCAGCGAGGACATGGATCCGGAAGAGGTCGTTCCGGACGCCGTCGAAGTCAACGCGGAAGGCGGCGTCGAGGAACTCCTCGAGGGCGAACCCGAGGCGGCCGAGGCCGCCGAAGGCGATGCCGAAGCTGCTGCTGACGAAGCCGTCGAAACCGACGAAGCCGACCTCGACGAAGACGTCGTCGAGGAAGTCATCGAAGAAGAGGTCGAGGCTGACGCCGACGAGGAGTTCGACGAAGTCGAAGTCCCCGGCGATGAAGACGTCGACGAAGAGCTCGAGGAGCTCGAGGAAGACGTCGAAGCGGAAGCCGAAGAGCTCGTCGAAGAGATGGACGAGGAGTCGGAAAGCCCCTCGGACGATGCGGACGAAGCAGATACCGACGAAGCGGACCCAGACGAGGGAGGTGACGCCTGA
- the rpmC gene encoding 50S ribosomal protein L29, which yields MAILRVEEIRDMTPAEREEELEELETELLNQKSVLAAGGAPENPGRIGELGRTVARIKTIQREEGDLADEE from the coding sequence ATGGCGATCCTCCGCGTCGAAGAGATCCGCGACATGACTCCCGCCGAGCGGGAGGAAGAACTCGAGGAACTCGAGACGGAACTGCTGAACCAGAAGTCCGTTCTCGCCGCCGGTGGTGCCCCGGAGAATCCGGGTCGCATCGGCGAACTCGGTCGCACCGTCGCGCGGATCAAGACGATCCAGCGTGAGGAAGGCGACCTCGCAGACGAAGAATAA
- a CDS encoding ribonuclease P protein component 1, with the protein MALTPETLPRHELNGLPVRVVESDDSSRVGLEGRVVIETTKTLSIEVRADGESRVVMVPKSGSTFEFAITDDAADLAKGSGTASKLADTEPAEGSEERSSPAADCAGEDVAYVTVDGSRLLSRPARRTETNGDSPWQ; encoded by the coding sequence ATGGCACTGACACCCGAGACCCTGCCGCGACACGAACTCAACGGGCTCCCCGTGCGAGTCGTCGAGAGCGACGACTCCTCGCGGGTCGGCCTCGAGGGACGAGTCGTCATCGAGACGACCAAGACCCTCTCGATAGAAGTTCGCGCCGACGGCGAGTCCCGGGTCGTTATGGTGCCGAAGTCGGGCTCGACGTTCGAGTTTGCGATCACAGATGACGCCGCCGATCTCGCGAAGGGATCGGGGACTGCGTCCAAACTGGCCGACACTGAACCCGCCGAGGGATCCGAGGAACGATCCTCACCCGCTGCGGACTGCGCTGGCGAGGATGTAGCCTACGTTACGGTCGATGGATCGCGGTTGCTCTCACGGCCCGCCCGACGCACGGAAACGAATGGTGACTCACCATGGCAATAG